A window from Phalacrocorax aristotelis chromosome 5, bGulAri2.1, whole genome shotgun sequence encodes these proteins:
- the SCT gene encoding secretin, whose amino-acid sequence MASFMTGLWQLIIPMIVLSHLSASLPSQERTERHADGLFHSELSKMNGNAYVQQLVKHLVGLKERSQRHSDGLFTSEYSKMRGNAQVQKFIQNLMGRKRSSPGPVNTDVQGREEENSHEELCFMWLYQSFLNSSHSESDAREAAAITSQYVCPISKQMVADMKEDTDNFD is encoded by the exons ATGGCTTCCTTCATGACTGGTCTGTGGCAGCTAATTATTCCCATGATTGTCCTGTCACACCTCTCAGCATCTCTTCCATCCCAGGAGAG GACTGAGAGACATGCTGACGGGCTCTTCCACAGCGAGCTCAGCAAGATGAACGGCAATGCCTACGTGCAGCAGCTGGTCAAACACCTGGTGGGCCTCAAGGAGAG GTCCCAGAGGCACTCAGACGGACTGTTTACCAGTGAATACAGCAAGATGAGAGGAAACGCTCAGGTTCAGAAATTCATTCAAAATCTCATGGGCCGCAAGCGCAG CTCTCCAGGCCCAGTCAACACAGATGtgcaggggagagaggaagaaaacagccaTGAGGAACTTTGCTTTATGTGGTTGTACCAGAGCTTTCTAAACAGCAG CCACTCGGAGAGTGATGCCAGGGAAGCTGCTGCAATTACCAGCCAGTATGTTTGCCCCATCTCTAAGCAGATGGTTGCAGACATGAAAGAAGATACAGACAATTTCGACTGA